A single genomic interval of Pedosphaera parvula Ellin514 harbors:
- a CDS encoding DUF1269 domain-containing protein — MNTLVVVGYDDPFKAEEIRLKLQKMESQYLIDLEDAVVAVKDAKGKVKLHQTVNLTAAGAAGGGFWGALIGLIFMVPFVGMAIGATAGAMSGALTDLGINDKFMKELASTMKPQSSALFVLVRKATPDRVLEELKGTGGKILQTSLSHEEVERLQNTLAEVPA, encoded by the coding sequence ATGAACACATTGGTAGTTGTAGGTTATGATGATCCCTTCAAGGCGGAAGAAATCCGTTTGAAACTTCAAAAAATGGAAAGCCAATACTTGATTGATCTCGAAGACGCCGTCGTCGCAGTCAAGGATGCCAAAGGCAAGGTCAAGCTCCACCAGACGGTCAATCTGACAGCCGCAGGAGCGGCGGGCGGCGGATTTTGGGGGGCACTGATCGGCCTGATCTTCATGGTTCCCTTCGTGGGCATGGCGATTGGTGCTACAGCCGGGGCGATGTCAGGCGCACTCACTGATCTAGGCATCAACGACAAATTCATGAAGGAACTGGCTTCCACAATGAAACCCCAGAGTTCCGCTCTCTTCGTGCTTGTCAGAAAAGCAACCCCGGATCGAGTGTTGGAAGAGCTCAAAGGCACAGGTGGCAAGATCCTGCAAACATCTCTGTCACACGAGGAAGTGGAGAGACTCCAGAACACACTGGCCGAAGTTCCAGCTTAG
- a CDS encoding mechanosensitive ion channel family protein, translating to MPTPEQVLEEVKDPEAWRGWVGQVGRVVLVLVIAWLLTRFTKWLLPRLRRSIVRILDRRREGVTLDLEKRAKTLSSALRKAINMVVWTLAVVAALKEFNYHVEPLLAGLGIAGIAVGLGAQTLIKDWLGGFFLLLEDQIRIGDLVVINEITGVVEEIDLRTTVLRGENGAVHVISNGSITTLSNLTREYSYYVFETTVAHGADADRALAIIEGVGDEIYGDEKYHSLILSRIEMMGVDCLGDRGVILKARIKTLPSQQLLVGRELNRRVNIRLKAEGIAFPQLLPPQVR from the coding sequence ATGCCGACGCCGGAACAAGTCTTGGAGGAGGTGAAGGATCCCGAGGCATGGCGGGGTTGGGTTGGGCAGGTTGGGCGCGTCGTGCTGGTGTTGGTTATCGCCTGGCTGCTCACCCGCTTTACCAAGTGGCTCCTGCCGCGCTTACGTCGTTCCATCGTCCGCATTCTGGATCGGCGGCGCGAAGGCGTCACTCTCGACTTGGAAAAGCGCGCCAAGACGCTGAGTTCCGCCCTCCGCAAGGCCATAAACATGGTAGTCTGGACATTGGCAGTGGTAGCCGCTCTCAAGGAGTTTAATTACCATGTCGAGCCACTGCTGGCCGGATTGGGCATCGCAGGCATCGCGGTGGGGTTGGGAGCGCAGACTCTAATCAAGGATTGGCTGGGAGGATTCTTTCTACTGCTCGAAGATCAGATCCGCATTGGTGATTTGGTGGTGATCAATGAGATAACCGGCGTGGTCGAGGAGATTGATCTTCGAACGACAGTGTTGCGCGGGGAAAACGGGGCGGTACACGTGATCTCCAATGGGTCGATCACCACGTTGTCGAACCTCACTCGCGAATATTCCTATTATGTTTTCGAAACAACGGTGGCGCACGGAGCAGATGCGGACCGCGCGCTTGCGATTATCGAGGGTGTCGGTGATGAGATTTATGGCGATGAGAAGTATCACTCGCTGATACTCTCCAGGATTGAGATGATGGGTGTCGATTGTCTCGGGGATCGGGGCGTGATTCTTAAAGCACGCATCAAAACTTTGCCATCGCAGCAACTGCTCGTGGGCAGGGAACTTAATCGGCGGGTGAATATCAGGTTGAAAGCTGAAGGGATTGCGTTTCCGCAGTTGCTTCCACCGCAAGTGCGATGA